One Paenibacillus sp. FSL H7-0737 DNA segment encodes these proteins:
- a CDS encoding ABC transporter permease has protein sequence MSYTALSFTLLFVLGTMLVSVWQKLGLEKDIIVGTIRSAIQLLAVGYVLQFIFKTDQMIYVILIIIFMISVAAWNAAKRGKGLRGLVWRIGLAIATMELLMMGILLGLHIIEATPQYIIPISGMTIGSAMVVSGLFINHIKHEIQQSKGEIETLLSLGATVPQAIHEVRKRSVKFSMIPTIDGMKTVGLVQLPGMMTGMIIAGADPVIAVRYQILIVFSFTASAAITSILLSVLSYRLFFTPDQRLKQSVER, from the coding sequence ATGAGTTATACTGCACTGAGTTTCACGCTTCTGTTTGTGTTAGGGACGATGTTGGTCTCGGTATGGCAAAAGCTCGGACTAGAAAAAGATATTATTGTAGGCACTATAAGGTCGGCAATTCAATTACTTGCGGTCGGATATGTACTGCAATTTATTTTTAAAACCGATCAGATGATCTATGTTATTTTGATAATAATCTTCATGATAAGTGTAGCCGCATGGAATGCAGCGAAAAGAGGAAAAGGTCTACGTGGATTAGTCTGGAGAATTGGACTTGCGATCGCTACTATGGAGCTCCTTATGATGGGGATTCTGCTCGGCTTACATATTATTGAGGCGACCCCACAATATATCATTCCCATTAGTGGCATGACCATTGGTAGCGCTATGGTTGTCTCGGGTTTGTTCATTAACCATATCAAGCACGAAATACAGCAGAGCAAAGGAGAAATCGAAACCTTGCTGTCACTCGGTGCAACGGTTCCACAAGCGATCCATGAAGTTAGAAAAAGATCTGTGAAATTCAGCATGATCCCTACCATCGACGGAATGAAGACAGTAGGACTTGTCCAGCTTCCAGGTATGATGACAGGTATGATTATTGCTGGCGCTGATCCAGTAATCGCTGTTCGCTACCAGATTCTGATTGTGTTCTCATTCACCGCTTCTGCGGCCATAACAAGTATACTGCTAAGTGTACTGAGCTACCGACTCTTTTTCACGCCTGATCAACGGCTTAAACAATCGGTAGAACGATAA
- a CDS encoding alpha/beta hydrolase, whose protein sequence is MKSIHIKIVFALCISIFTIMGLQPLNQHPAVAAANHKSSTKQTPLTFVLIHGSWATAGFWDETAAELRKLGHTVYTPEYAGHGADKNNNVTHEQITKSVVDYIKQKDLKDFILLGHSFGGSVIQTVSQQVPDRIKRIVFFDAFAPLDGQSVADQFPAESLKSFEQLRDASGNNTITLPFPLFRDTFVNTASLAQAQAFYKQAPPEPATPLFEKLDLKKFYSLQIPKSYLYLTEDTAIPQGPYGFHPTQSSHLGVFRFIEGKGDHMTTVRTEPKMMAELMVKAGRD, encoded by the coding sequence ATGAAATCGATTCACATTAAAATAGTATTTGCGTTATGCATCTCTATCTTCACCATTATGGGGTTGCAGCCTTTGAATCAACACCCCGCGGTTGCAGCCGCTAACCACAAATCCTCTACCAAACAGACTCCATTAACCTTTGTTCTGATCCATGGGTCTTGGGCTACAGCAGGTTTTTGGGATGAAACAGCCGCAGAGCTTCGTAAGTTAGGGCACACCGTCTACACACCGGAATATGCAGGACATGGCGCGGATAAGAATAATAATGTAACACATGAGCAAATCACAAAGTCCGTTGTCGACTATATCAAACAAAAAGACTTGAAGGATTTTATTCTGCTCGGACATAGCTTTGGCGGATCAGTCATTCAAACAGTTTCCCAGCAAGTACCTGATCGGATCAAACGGATCGTGTTCTTTGATGCCTTCGCTCCGCTTGACGGACAAAGTGTGGCAGATCAATTTCCTGCTGAGTCACTTAAATCCTTTGAACAGCTAAGAGACGCTTCCGGTAATAACACCATCACGCTCCCTTTCCCGCTCTTCCGGGATACCTTCGTCAACACTGCCAGTCTTGCGCAAGCACAAGCCTTTTATAAACAAGCTCCGCCTGAACCAGCTACCCCACTGTTTGAAAAGCTGGATCTCAAGAAATTCTACAGTCTCCAAATCCCTAAAAGTTATCTTTATTTGACGGAAGACACGGCTATCCCACAAGGTCCATATGGGTTTCACCCGACTCAATCCAGTCATTTGGGCGTTTTCCGCTTCATCGAGGGCAAAGGTGATCATATGACCACTGTCCGAACCGAGCCAAAAATGATGGCGGAATTGATGGTCAAGGCGGGTAGAGATTAG
- a CDS encoding NAD-dependent malic enzyme, giving the protein MAIATTMIVRLEIRKSVASFGDVASGIATAGGDIVAIDVIRAGKDVTTRDITINVQDASNGEMMSILSKMPGVKVINVSDRTFLAHLGGKIEITPKMPIKNREDLSLVYTPGVARVCTAIAEDPNKAYSLTMKRNTVAVVTDGTAVLGLGDIGPEAAMPVMEGKAMLFKQLANIDAFPLCLNTKDSDEIINIVKAVSPGFGGINLEDISSPRCFEIERRLAEELDIPVFHDDQHGTSVVVLAGLLNALKVVNKSIEDVRIVVVGIGAAGVSICNMLLAAGARKIYAVDREGVLRKDLQYDNQEWRKLADATNPEGIEGGLTEVIQGADVFIGVSRGGILSVDHLKSMASDNIVFAMANPTPEIEPELAEPFVRVLATGRSDYPNQINNVLCFPGIFRGALDCRAKTVNLEMKLAAAKAIASVVHPDEVNEQYVIPSIFNEKVVELVRLAVIHAAIATDVARRIPKDIDKDME; this is encoded by the coding sequence ATGGCTATTGCAACAACGATGATTGTCAGGCTCGAAATTCGGAAATCGGTTGCTTCTTTTGGTGATGTTGCTTCAGGAATTGCCACTGCAGGTGGAGATATCGTTGCTATTGACGTGATTCGTGCAGGTAAGGATGTAACAACTCGAGATATAACAATAAACGTGCAAGATGCCTCGAATGGAGAAATGATGTCTATACTATCGAAGATGCCAGGGGTCAAAGTAATTAATGTGTCAGATCGAACATTTCTAGCTCATCTAGGCGGGAAGATTGAAATCACACCTAAAATGCCAATCAAAAATCGGGAGGATTTATCGCTGGTATATACCCCGGGAGTTGCCCGAGTGTGTACGGCGATTGCCGAAGATCCGAACAAAGCCTATTCTTTGACGATGAAGCGGAATACAGTAGCCGTCGTTACAGACGGAACGGCTGTGCTTGGACTAGGGGATATTGGACCGGAAGCGGCTATGCCTGTCATGGAAGGTAAGGCTATGCTGTTTAAGCAATTAGCGAACATCGATGCTTTTCCACTATGCTTAAATACTAAAGATTCAGATGAAATCATTAATATCGTTAAAGCAGTATCTCCTGGATTTGGGGGAATCAACTTAGAAGATATCAGTTCTCCGCGCTGTTTCGAGATTGAACGTCGGCTTGCCGAAGAGCTGGATATTCCGGTATTTCATGATGATCAGCACGGTACATCTGTTGTAGTTTTGGCAGGTCTTTTGAATGCGCTTAAAGTAGTAAATAAATCTATCGAAGATGTTCGAATTGTCGTTGTGGGTATAGGTGCGGCTGGTGTGTCCATCTGTAATATGCTTCTGGCGGCAGGAGCTCGCAAAATCTACGCGGTTGATCGTGAAGGTGTTCTTAGAAAAGATCTTCAGTATGATAATCAGGAATGGCGGAAGCTTGCTGATGCAACTAACCCGGAAGGTATTGAAGGTGGACTGACGGAGGTTATTCAGGGAGCAGATGTCTTTATTGGGGTGTCACGTGGTGGGATTCTATCCGTCGATCATCTCAAGAGTATGGCCAGCGATAACATTGTGTTTGCAATGGCTAATCCGACACCGGAGATTGAACCAGAATTGGCCGAGCCTTTTGTTCGCGTGTTAGCGACAGGTAGAAGTGACTATCCGAATCAGATCAACAATGTGCTGTGTTTTCCGGGTATCTTCCGTGGCGCACTGGATTGCAGAGCAAAAACAGTGAACCTTGAAATGAAGCTAGCCGCGGCAAAAGCGATTGCTTCAGTCGTTCATCCGGATGAGGTTAATGAGCAATACGTAATCCCAAGTATTTTTAACGAAAAAGTGGTAGAGTTAGTGCGTCTGGCAGTGATCCATGCAGCTATTGCAACGGATGTAGCCCGCCGGATCCCTAAGGATATTGATAAGGATATGGAATAA
- a CDS encoding GNAT family N-acetyltransferase, whose amino-acid sequence MSIIKLIREHEIEPYLDLLAEVEHIHLDRNNPNHEQWLRRRIQSHFQRGALFYAYHENEQDDAFGIVAVLHEEAPIGIPALGARAEVLDIGVCKDHRRKGIGGILLQHVEEVVKSKGAYCLLMLTYAEDYDVIAFYGKNGFVPVATIPDVFGPGAEGNTILRKILR is encoded by the coding sequence ATGTCTATTATAAAGTTAATTCGTGAACATGAGATCGAACCGTATTTGGACCTCTTAGCTGAGGTTGAACATATCCATCTGGATAGAAACAATCCTAACCATGAGCAGTGGCTGAGACGCCGCATACAATCACATTTTCAGCGGGGGGCATTGTTTTATGCTTATCATGAGAATGAACAAGACGATGCTTTTGGTATTGTTGCCGTTCTGCATGAGGAGGCACCGATCGGCATTCCCGCGCTTGGAGCAAGAGCCGAAGTCCTAGATATTGGAGTGTGTAAAGATCATCGCAGAAAAGGAATAGGAGGTATTTTACTACAGCATGTAGAAGAAGTTGTTAAGAGCAAGGGAGCTTACTGTTTACTTATGCTGACCTATGCAGAAGATTATGATGTGATTGCTTTTTACGGTAAAAACGGCTTTGTGCCCGTCGCTACAATCCCTGATGTATTTGGTCCGGGTGCCGAAGGGAATACTATCTTAAGAAAAATACTAAGGTGA
- a CDS encoding acrylyl-CoA reductase family protein, which translates to MTESFQALVVDKTESSFSVAVKPVTLEELPAGEVVIKVAYSSVNYKDGLASIPNGKIVRSYPFIPGIDLSGTVVSSTDERFHEGQQVIATGYGMGVSHFGGYSEYTRIPAAWITPLPEGLTLREAMIYGTAGLTAALSIQALEDNDLAPDKGKVLVTGATGGVGGSAIAMLSTKGYSVVASTGNTEANEYLKTLGAEEVISREEVTGGSSKPLEKQLWQGAVDSVGGNSLASILSKISYRGSVAASGLTGGTSVPTTVLPFILRGVNLLGIDSVECPAELREKVWTRMATDLKPAQLENLVDREVTLNELPQALEDILQGNTRGRVLVRLS; encoded by the coding sequence ATGACAGAATCATTTCAAGCATTAGTTGTCGACAAAACAGAATCATCATTCTCCGTCGCTGTTAAGCCGGTTACCTTAGAAGAACTACCCGCAGGAGAAGTTGTAATTAAGGTTGCATACTCCAGTGTGAATTATAAAGACGGATTAGCCAGTATCCCTAACGGAAAAATTGTAAGATCATACCCTTTTATTCCAGGCATCGACTTATCCGGTACTGTGGTGTCTTCTACAGACGAGCGGTTTCATGAAGGACAGCAAGTTATCGCTACAGGGTATGGTATGGGTGTATCTCACTTTGGAGGATATAGCGAATATACACGAATTCCTGCCGCTTGGATCACCCCACTGCCGGAAGGACTTACACTAAGAGAAGCTATGATTTATGGTACAGCTGGACTAACTGCAGCCTTGTCCATTCAAGCTCTGGAAGACAATGACTTAGCACCAGACAAAGGCAAAGTACTCGTAACGGGAGCGACCGGTGGTGTGGGTGGATCGGCTATCGCTATGCTAAGCACAAAAGGCTATAGCGTAGTGGCCAGCACTGGTAATACAGAAGCTAACGAATATTTGAAAACTCTTGGCGCGGAGGAAGTCATTTCACGCGAGGAGGTTACGGGCGGATCTAGCAAACCATTAGAAAAGCAACTATGGCAAGGTGCTGTTGATTCCGTTGGTGGAAACTCACTTGCTTCGATTTTGAGTAAAATCTCCTACAGAGGTTCTGTTGCTGCAAGCGGCCTGACCGGTGGCACTTCTGTTCCAACAACCGTCCTTCCCTTTATTCTTCGAGGGGTTAACCTGCTCGGTATTGATTCCGTAGAGTGTCCTGCTGAGCTACGCGAAAAGGTGTGGACACGGATGGCGACTGATTTGAAGCCTGCACAGCTTGAGAACCTTGTAGATCGTGAAGTAACCTTGAATGAACTGCCACAAGCATTGGAAGATATTCTGCAAGGAAACACACGAGGCAGAGTGCTTGTCCGTTTATCTTAA